Proteins encoded by one window of Rutidosis leptorrhynchoides isolate AG116_Rl617_1_P2 chromosome 7, CSIRO_AGI_Rlap_v1, whole genome shotgun sequence:
- the LOC139859430 gene encoding uncharacterized protein — protein MFVAGLDVSRAMSEAVLSPASASHQDTILATLPPSAKRRRTGQIPSSSAQQGAGPSSSQQQITLPNLDTNMLSSLLKGPPHSYEDFMTFLNAMNSEVTTNKELSAEKEKVTKAERIATEMKREYETMKRHYENCNSQRAEYKEQVKVLSFRETRHLSKIDELVKEKEKLVEENNILKEQLKAKEENEKRMITGISALVERVFNCQALSHRIREFVRLAKSAERLNFFNFMKKKLPELPNPLPEVIT, from the exons ctagtgcatcacaTCAAGACACTATCTTAGCAACTCTTCCGCCTTCtgccaagaggagaagaactggtcaaattccttcGTCATCTGCTCAACAgggagctggccctagttcttctcaacaacaaattacgcttcccaatcttgacacaaacatgctctcttctcttttaaaaggaccaccacattCGTATGAAGATTTCATGACTTTTCTGAATGCCATG aacagtgaagtcactacaaataaggagctatctgctgaaaaggagaaagtaaccaaggctgaacgaatagccacagagatgaagagggaatacgagacaatgaagaggcattatgaaaattgcaacagtcagagggcggaatataaggagcaagttaaagtactatctttcagagaaacacggcatctgagcaaaattgatgaactagtgaaggagaaagaaaaattagttgaggaaaataacatattgaaggaacagcttaaagccaaagaggagaacgaaaAACGAATGATAACTGGCATTTCTGCACTTGTAGAGCGTGTCTTTAACTGTCAGGCACTATCTCACAGAATCCGTGAGTTTGTCCGCCTTGCAAAATCTGCTGAACGGttaaattttttcaactttatgaagaaaaaactaccagaacttccaaatcctctTCCTGAGGTAATCACATAA